The proteins below are encoded in one region of Triticum aestivum cultivar Chinese Spring chromosome 1B, IWGSC CS RefSeq v2.1, whole genome shotgun sequence:
- the LOC123112011 gene encoding pentatricopeptide repeat-containing protein At1g11900 has translation MLPLIRRLPAAPSRLAVLALRRPHRRAAATTTTTPAVSSSRLAGSPPAESPAADQGSELEPCPEPLDRDWDSTLSRADLTEVAGILRRLRDEQINLGLGTFNLLLKRACEADDFLLFAKVFRHLLLSKAAPDLTSYMCVARAIGGLDDSELLLKFVREVLEITNGRDPTVVNRIVFAAGRYGHLDKSLIVFEELKKDKRCLDVVTFNTVLDMLGKVGRVDEMLREVKLMKELSICPDIVTYNTVINCLRRLGRLGLCKSFAREMFERGISPDLRTYTALIDCFGRAGHIADALEAFEQMKKSHQPSIYVYRALISDMKKAGRFELAEKLTEEMDSSASDLLGPEDFRQRSKGRRVRNSSR, from the coding sequence ATGCTCCCCCTAatacgccgcctccccgccgctccTTCCCGCCTAGCCGTCCTCGCACTCCGCCGACCACACCGTCGAGCTGcggcgacgacgacaacgacaCCTGCGGTATCCTCCTCCCGTCTCGCGGGCTCGCCGCCTGCAGAGAGTCCAGCGGCGGATCAGGGGAGTGAGTTGGAGCCCTGCCCCGAACCCCTCGACCGGGACTGGGACTCGACGCTGTCCCGGGCGGACCTCACAGAGGTTGCCGGGATCCTCCGGCGGTTGCGCGACGAGCAGATCAATCTGGGCCTGGGCACCTTCAATCTGCTGCTGAAGCGAGCCTGCGAAGCAGACGACTTCCTTCTCTTCGCCAAGGTATTCAGACACTTGCTGCTCTCCAAAGCTGCTCCCGACTTGACTTCCTACATGTGTGTCGCCAGGGCCATTGGGGGTTTAGATGACTCTGAACTGTTACTCAAGTTTGTGAGAGAGGTATTGGAGATCACAAATGGCAGAGACCCCACGGTGGTGAATCGCATTGTTTTCGCCGCGGGTAGATACGGGCACCTCGATAAAAGTTTGATCGTGTTTGAGGAGCTGAAGAAAGATAAGAGATGCTTGGATGTTGTCACCTTCAACACTGTCTTGGACATGCTAGGAAAGGTTGGTCGGGTGGACGAAATGCTCCGGGAGGTGAAGCTGATGAAGGAACTTAGCATTTGTCCTGACATTGTGACTTATAATACGGTGATAAACTGCCTGCGTAGGCTTGGAAGATTGGGTCTGTGCAAAAGCTTTGCAAGAGAGATGTTTGAGAGAGGCATCAGTCCTGATTTGAGAACATATACCGCGCTAATTGATTGTTTTGGAAGGGCAGGGCATATTGCTGATGCCCTTGAAGCGTTTGAACAGATGAAGAAGTCGCACCAACCTTCGATTTATGTCTATCGGGCACTGATCAGTGACATGAAAAAGGCTGGGCGGTTTGAGCTAGCAGAAAAGCTCACCGAAGAGATGGATTCAAGTGCGTCTGATTTGTTAGGCCCTGAAGATTTCAGGCAGAGGTCCAAGGGAAGAAGGGTCAGGAACAGCAGCAGGTAA
- the LOC123077745 gene encoding uncharacterized protein: protein MATRVPQQFPLQGILCLCSVRLGETGRQEPVTAVAACWNSNRCGGRWGGAARRLSATRRQQARPACQPTRATGRRHRTGPTTTGSRHARGSVAAEVGGCPSVAALLRLYGVRIGRRRGGRTHVRLLHLHLPPLLLCCCCSFVAVAAAAARHRNAAATPSSPCFSEPPPSHGEERLGWLECARRAHRVPPRDAEASPRRRLGGAPSRRAGDLAGTAARRVLVFRTHFLWGFALPVSNFLRSFLVFYDLQPYHLTPNTVVLLFAFVTFCEGYLGVLPLLKLWGSFFYLKLGTSAKEEPAQCRACVAVRRSGGGTRFPAIALLESAKLWQKSYFYVRNLHPTKDYINLPAVEIRSPAGLRDNWSQQPPKCLPHAITNVLVRLQEMTDREGLKPADLLAAFVQRRVSPLQLRPHMISEMSGRRDPCRMSTKELPTVEVVRHMNYFSGSKLDEEEWHIDKEPYSPANPPLSVSVWSAFFAHAILYIRLDHPASWQRFPGQGVPAPDQQWMPDHEESGAGDPELGAAGLDDGGEDDATGGGGAGGGGDVWSCRDDDEDNKGSAAWRSREDMSRPFDAVCRTRHAQAPA from the exons ATGGCAACCAGAGTGCCTCAGCAGTTTCCCCTTCAAGGGATCCTTTGCCTTTGCTCCGTCCGGCTGGGAGAGACCGGGCGCCAGGAGCCGGTCACAGCTGTGGCCGCCTGTTGGAATTCAAATCGGTGTGGCGGGCGCTGGGGAGGCGCCGCCCGCCGCTTGAGCGCCACGCGGCGCCAGCAGGCcaggccggcctgccagcccacgcgcgcgacgggacgtcgccacaGGACTGGGCCCACCACTACAGGTTCTCGGCACGCGCGCGGATCTGTTGCGGCCGAGGTGGGCGGTTGCCCTTCCGTGGCGGCTTTATTGCGCCTTTACGGCGTGAGAATC gggaggaggaggggcggcagaacGCACGTGCGCCTCctccatcttcatcttcctcctctcctcctttgtTGCTGCTGCTCCTTCGTcgccgttgctgctgctgctgctcgccacCGCAACGCCGCCGCGACACCATCTTCCCCGTGCTTCTCCGAGCCGCCACCAAGCCATGGAGAAGAGCGGTTGGGATGGCTCGAATGTGCACGAAGggcacatcgagttcctccgcgcGACGCGGAGGCTTCCCCACGCCGACGTCTTGGAGGCGCGCCTTCCCGCCGagcgggagatctcgccggcaccgcgGCCCGGCGAGTTCTCGTCTTCCGCACCCACTTCCTCTGGGGTTTCGCGCTGCCCGTGAGTAACTTCCTCCGCTCCTTCCTCGTTTTCTATGATCTGCAGCCgtaccacctcacccccaacacggtggtgctgttgttcGCCTTCGTGACCTTTTGCGAGGGTTACCTTGGCGTCTTGCCCTTGCTTAAGCTGTGGGGCAGTTTTTTCTACCTCAAACTGGGCACATCGGCTAAGGAGGAGCCGGCTCAGTGCAGGGCTTGCGTTGCCGTGCGGCGCTCAGGAGGAGGGACCCGCTTCCCGGCCATCGCTCTGCTGGAGTCGGCGAAACTCTGGCAAAAATCCTATTTCTACGTCCGGAATCTCCACCCGACGAAGGACTACATTAACCTGCCGGCCGTCGAGATCAGGTCGCCTGCTGGGTTGCGGGACAACTGGAGCCAGCAGCCGCCCAAGTGCCTGCCGCATGCTATCACCAACGTCCTCGTCCGGCTCCAGGAGATGACGGACCGGGAGGGGCTCAAGCCGGCCGACTTGTTGGCCGCCTTTGTCCAGCGCCGGGTTTCGCCTCTCCAACTCCGACCGCATATGATCAGCGAGATGAGCGGTCGCCGGGATCCATGTCGGATGTCCACCAAGGAACTGCCGACTGTCGAGGTGGTCCGGCACATGAACTACTTCTCCGGCAGCAAGCTCGATGAGGAAGAATGGCACATCGACAAGGAGCCATACAGCCCTGCCAACCCGCCACTGTCGGTAAGTGTCTGGTCCGCCTTCTTCGCCCATGCCATACTTTACATCCGACTTGACCACCCGGCCTCATGGCAGCGCTTCCCGGGCCAAGGTGTGCCGGCTCCGGACCAGCAGTGGATGCCAGACCATGAAGAGAGCGGCGCGGGCGACCCTGAGCTGGGGGCGGCCGGCTTGGATGACGGGGGCGAGGACGACGCCACcggaggaggcggcgcgggaggaggcggcgacgtCTGGTCCTGCCGGGATGACGACGAGGACAACAAGGGCAGCGCGGCTTGGAGGAGTCGCGAGGACATGAGTCGGCCCTTCGACGCCGTCTGCCGCACCCGGCACGCACAAGCGCCGGCTTGA